Proteins encoded within one genomic window of Canis lupus familiaris isolate Mischka breed German Shepherd chromosome 12, alternate assembly UU_Cfam_GSD_1.0, whole genome shotgun sequence:
- the GPSM3 gene encoding G-protein-signaling modulator 3 isoform X1: protein MEAERPQEEEDGEQDVSQHQGPHQDEQDWPPVNATTRPWRSAPPSPPPPGTRHTALGPCSASLLSLQTELLLDLVAEAQSRRLEEQRATFHIPQNPPSIAPAPLRPLEEREQLYSTILSHQGRQRLKDLGEISIFITLIHLSGE, encoded by the exons ATGGAGGCCGAGAGAccccaggaggaagaggatggtGAACA GGATGTCTCCCAGCATCAAGGCCCCCATCAGGATGAGCAGGACTGGCCCCCTGTGAATGCCACCACTAGGCCTTGGCGATCTGCTCCTccgtcccctcctcctccagggaccCGCCACACAG ccctggggccctgctccGCCTCCCTGCTCTCCCTACAGACTGAGCTCCTTCTGGATTTGGTGGCTGAGGCCCAGTCCCGCCGCCTAGAGGAGCAAAGAGCCACCTTCCACATCCCCCAGAACCCCCCAAGCATAGCCCCAGCCCCACTTCGGCCTCTTGAGGAGAGAGAACAGCTCTACAGCACTATCCTCAGTCACCAG GGGCGCCAGAGACTGAAGGACCTGGGAGAAATCTCAATATTCATCACCCTCATCCACCTTTCTGGGGAATAG
- the GPSM3 gene encoding G-protein-signaling modulator 3 isoform X3: MEAERPQEEEDGEQHQGPHQDEQDWPPVNATTRPWRSAPPSPPPPGTRHTALGPCSASLLSLQTELLLDLVAEAQSRRLEEQRATFHIPQNPPSIAPAPLRPLEEREQLYSTILSHQSQRMEAQRSEPPLPPGGQELLELLLRVQGGGRMEEQRSRPPTHTC; the protein is encoded by the exons ATGGAGGCCGAGAGAccccaggaggaagaggatggtGAACAG CATCAAGGCCCCCATCAGGATGAGCAGGACTGGCCCCCTGTGAATGCCACCACTAGGCCTTGGCGATCTGCTCCTccgtcccctcctcctccagggaccCGCCACACAG ccctggggccctgctccGCCTCCCTGCTCTCCCTACAGACTGAGCTCCTTCTGGATTTGGTGGCTGAGGCCCAGTCCCGCCGCCTAGAGGAGCAAAGAGCCACCTTCCACATCCCCCAGAACCCCCCAAGCATAGCCCCAGCCCCACTTCGGCCTCTTGAGGAGAGAGAACAGCTCTACAGCACTATCCTCAGTCACCAG AGCCAGCGGATGGAAGCCCAGCGGTCAGAGCCTCCCCTACCCCCAGGGGGACAGGAGCTCCTGGAGTTGCTGCTGAGAGTTCAGGGTGGGGGTCGAATGGAGGAGCAAAGGTCTCGGCCCCCCACACATACCTGCTGA
- the GPSM3 gene encoding G-protein-signaling modulator 3 isoform X2, protein MEAERPQEEEDGEQDVSQHQGPHQDEQDWPPVNATTRPWRSAPPSPPPPGTRHTALGPCSASLLSLQTELLLDLVAEAQSRRLEEQRATFHIPQNPPSIAPAPLRPLEEREQLYSTILSHQSQRMEAQRSEPPLPPGGQELLELLLRVQGGGRMEEQRSRPPTHTC, encoded by the exons ATGGAGGCCGAGAGAccccaggaggaagaggatggtGAACA GGATGTCTCCCAGCATCAAGGCCCCCATCAGGATGAGCAGGACTGGCCCCCTGTGAATGCCACCACTAGGCCTTGGCGATCTGCTCCTccgtcccctcctcctccagggaccCGCCACACAG ccctggggccctgctccGCCTCCCTGCTCTCCCTACAGACTGAGCTCCTTCTGGATTTGGTGGCTGAGGCCCAGTCCCGCCGCCTAGAGGAGCAAAGAGCCACCTTCCACATCCCCCAGAACCCCCCAAGCATAGCCCCAGCCCCACTTCGGCCTCTTGAGGAGAGAGAACAGCTCTACAGCACTATCCTCAGTCACCAG AGCCAGCGGATGGAAGCCCAGCGGTCAGAGCCTCCCCTACCCCCAGGGGGACAGGAGCTCCTGGAGTTGCTGCTGAGAGTTCAGGGTGGGGGTCGAATGGAGGAGCAAAGGTCTCGGCCCCCCACACATACCTGCTGA